One Pithys albifrons albifrons isolate INPA30051 chromosome 17, PitAlb_v1, whole genome shotgun sequence genomic window carries:
- the GP1BB gene encoding platelet glycoprotein Ib beta chain has translation MVPNSPNCRKSSLEQANKRPGAVVSVLECVVSDWPPPHPVSPGKCSQVKMNSGILFLSLLGFLPLTSTCPVPCKCTSTIIDCTSKDLTVATLPSAFRPSAEIIHLGYNRLTSIPNGLFDNLQSLKVVYLQGNPWECTCDILYLHSWLQWQQNRTQYRDVRCSSPAHLQGRVIAYLTEDEIISTCQHWYCSLALLSQLCLFILLFLQGVLVIFIVVYLQKFRRMTAEARSTT, from the coding sequence ATGGTACCAAACTCACCTAACTGTAGAAAGTCATCCTTGGAACAAGCCAACAAAAGACCCGGTGCTGTTGTGTCAGTCCTAGAGTGTGTGGTGTCTGACTGGCCTCCCCCTCATCCAGTCTCACCAGGGAAGTGTTCACAGGTGAAGATGAACAGTGGAATTCTCTTCTTGTCCCTCCTTGGCTTCCTCCCTCTTACATCCAcatgccctgtgccatgcaagTGTACGAGCACCATTATTGACTGCACCTCCAAAGACCTCACTGTAgcaaccctgccctctgctttcCGTCCTTCAGCTGAAATTATCCACCTGGGCTACAACAGGCTCACCTCTATTCCCAACGGGCTCTTTGACAACCTGCAGAGCCTCAAGGTGGTCTACCTGCAGGGCAACCCTTGGGAATGCACCTGTGACATCCTCTACCTGCACTCCTGGCTCCAGTGGCAGCAGAACCGGACCCAGTACCGGGACGTGCGGTGCAGCTCCCCGGCACACCTGCAGGGCCGGGTCATTGCCTACCTGACGGAGGACGAGATCATCTCCACGTGCCAGCACTGGTACTGCAGCCTGGCTCTCCTCTCTCAGCTCTGTCTCTtcatcctccttttcctccagggTGTCTTGGTTATATTCATCGTTGTCTACCTGCAGAAGTTTCGGAGAATGACCGCTGAAGCCCGGAGCACCACCTGA
- the SEPTIN5 gene encoding septin-5 isoform X4 — protein MAENQDHEKQYVGFATLPNQVHRKSVKKGFDFTLMVAGESGLGKSTLVNSLFLTDLYKDRKLLNAEERINQTVEIVKHTVDIEEKGVKLKLTIVDTPGFGDAVNNTECWKPITDYIDQQFEQYFRDESGLNRKNIQDNRVHCCLYFISPFGHGLRPVDVEFMKALHEKVNIVPLIAKADCLIPSEIRKLKERIREEIDKFGIKVYQFPECDSDEDEEFKQQDRELKESAPFAVIGSNTVVEAKGQRVRGRLYPWGIVEVENQAHCDFVKLRNMLIRTHMHDLKDVTCDVHYENYRAQCIQQMTSKLTQDNRIESPIPILPLPTPDTETEKLIKMKDEELRRMQEMLQKMQQQMQDQ, from the exons ATGGCTGAGAATCAG GACCATGAGAAGCAGTACGTGGGCTTTGCCACTCTGCCCAACCAGGTGCACCGGAAATCCGTGAAGAAGGGCTTCGACTTCACTCTGATGGTTGCAG GAGAGTCGGGCCTGGGCAAATCCACGCTGGTGAATAGTCTGTTCCTGACAGATCTctacaaagacagaaaactcCTCAATGCAGAGG AGAGAATCAATCAAACAGTGGAAATTGTCAAGCACACAGTGGACATTGAGGAGAAGGGTGTCAAACTGAAGCTGACCATAGTGGACACACCAGGCTTTGGAGATGCTGTTAACAACACTGAGTG ctggaagcCCATCACTGACTACATTGACCAGCAGTTTGAACAGTATTTCCGTGATGAGAGTGGCCTGAACAGGAAGAACATCCAGGACAACCGAGTGCATTGCTGCCTCTACTTCATCTCTCCCTTTGGGCATGG ACTGAGGCCTGTGGATGTTGAGTTCATGAAGGCTCTGCATGAGAAGGTCAACATTGTGCCCCTGATTGCCAAAGCCGACTGCCTGATCCCCTCCGAGATCCGGAAGCTGAAAGAGAGG ATTCGTGAAGAGATTGACAAATTTGGTATTAAAGTGTACCAGTTCCCTGAGTGTGACTCTGATGAAGATGAGGAGTTCAAGCAGCAAGACAGAGAGCTGAAG GAGAGCGCTCCCTTTGCCGTCATCGGCAGCAACACGGTGGTGGAGGCGAAAGGGCAGCGAGTCCGTGGAAGGCTCTACCCCTGGGGCATTGTGGAAG TGGAAAACCAGGCACACTGTGATTTCGTGAAGCTGCGGAACATGCTGATCCGGACACACATGCACGACCTGAAGGACGTCACCTGCGATGTCCACTACGAGAACTACCGAGCTCAGTGCATCCAGCAAATGACCAG CAAGCTGACTCAGGACAACAGGATAGAAAGCCCAAttcccatcctgcctctcccaaCACCTGACACTGAGACGGAGAAGCTGATCAAGATGAAGGATGAGGAG TTGCGGCGGATGCaagagatgctgcagaagaTGCAGCAGCAGATGCAGGATCAGTGA
- the SEPTIN5 gene encoding septin-5 isoform X3, translating into MSTGMRYKSKLVNPDEKQDHEKQYVGFATLPNQVHRKSVKKGFDFTLMVAGESGLGKSTLVNSLFLTDLYKDRKLLNAEERINQTVEIVKHTVDIEEKGVKLKLTIVDTPGFGDAVNNTECWKPITDYIDQQFEQYFRDESGLNRKNIQDNRVHCCLYFISPFGHGLRPVDVEFMKALHEKVNIVPLIAKADCLIPSEIRKLKERIREEIDKFGIKVYQFPECDSDEDEEFKQQDRELKESAPFAVIGSNTVVEAKGQRVRGRLYPWGIVEVENQAHCDFVKLRNMLIRTHMHDLKDVTCDVHYENYRAQCIQQMTSKLTQDNRIESPIPILPLPTPDTETEKLIKMKDEELRRMQEMLQKMQQQMQDQ; encoded by the exons GACCATGAGAAGCAGTACGTGGGCTTTGCCACTCTGCCCAACCAGGTGCACCGGAAATCCGTGAAGAAGGGCTTCGACTTCACTCTGATGGTTGCAG GAGAGTCGGGCCTGGGCAAATCCACGCTGGTGAATAGTCTGTTCCTGACAGATCTctacaaagacagaaaactcCTCAATGCAGAGG AGAGAATCAATCAAACAGTGGAAATTGTCAAGCACACAGTGGACATTGAGGAGAAGGGTGTCAAACTGAAGCTGACCATAGTGGACACACCAGGCTTTGGAGATGCTGTTAACAACACTGAGTG ctggaagcCCATCACTGACTACATTGACCAGCAGTTTGAACAGTATTTCCGTGATGAGAGTGGCCTGAACAGGAAGAACATCCAGGACAACCGAGTGCATTGCTGCCTCTACTTCATCTCTCCCTTTGGGCATGG ACTGAGGCCTGTGGATGTTGAGTTCATGAAGGCTCTGCATGAGAAGGTCAACATTGTGCCCCTGATTGCCAAAGCCGACTGCCTGATCCCCTCCGAGATCCGGAAGCTGAAAGAGAGG ATTCGTGAAGAGATTGACAAATTTGGTATTAAAGTGTACCAGTTCCCTGAGTGTGACTCTGATGAAGATGAGGAGTTCAAGCAGCAAGACAGAGAGCTGAAG GAGAGCGCTCCCTTTGCCGTCATCGGCAGCAACACGGTGGTGGAGGCGAAAGGGCAGCGAGTCCGTGGAAGGCTCTACCCCTGGGGCATTGTGGAAG TGGAAAACCAGGCACACTGTGATTTCGTGAAGCTGCGGAACATGCTGATCCGGACACACATGCACGACCTGAAGGACGTCACCTGCGATGTCCACTACGAGAACTACCGAGCTCAGTGCATCCAGCAAATGACCAG CAAGCTGACTCAGGACAACAGGATAGAAAGCCCAAttcccatcctgcctctcccaaCACCTGACACTGAGACGGAGAAGCTGATCAAGATGAAGGATGAGGAG TTGCGGCGGATGCaagagatgctgcagaagaTGCAGCAGCAGATGCAGGATCAGTGA
- the SEPTIN5 gene encoding septin-5 isoform X5, whose protein sequence is MVAGESGLGKSTLVNSLFLTDLYKDRKLLNAEERINQTVEIVKHTVDIEEKGVKLKLTIVDTPGFGDAVNNTECWKPITDYIDQQFEQYFRDESGLNRKNIQDNRVHCCLYFISPFGHGLRPVDVEFMKALHEKVNIVPLIAKADCLIPSEIRKLKERIREEIDKFGIKVYQFPECDSDEDEEFKQQDRELKESAPFAVIGSNTVVEAKGQRVRGRLYPWGIVEVENQAHCDFVKLRNMLIRTHMHDLKDVTCDVHYENYRAQCIQQMTSKLTQDNRIESPIPILPLPTPDTETEKLIKMKDEELRRMQEMLQKMQQQMQDQ, encoded by the exons ATGGTTGCAG GAGAGTCGGGCCTGGGCAAATCCACGCTGGTGAATAGTCTGTTCCTGACAGATCTctacaaagacagaaaactcCTCAATGCAGAGG AGAGAATCAATCAAACAGTGGAAATTGTCAAGCACACAGTGGACATTGAGGAGAAGGGTGTCAAACTGAAGCTGACCATAGTGGACACACCAGGCTTTGGAGATGCTGTTAACAACACTGAGTG ctggaagcCCATCACTGACTACATTGACCAGCAGTTTGAACAGTATTTCCGTGATGAGAGTGGCCTGAACAGGAAGAACATCCAGGACAACCGAGTGCATTGCTGCCTCTACTTCATCTCTCCCTTTGGGCATGG ACTGAGGCCTGTGGATGTTGAGTTCATGAAGGCTCTGCATGAGAAGGTCAACATTGTGCCCCTGATTGCCAAAGCCGACTGCCTGATCCCCTCCGAGATCCGGAAGCTGAAAGAGAGG ATTCGTGAAGAGATTGACAAATTTGGTATTAAAGTGTACCAGTTCCCTGAGTGTGACTCTGATGAAGATGAGGAGTTCAAGCAGCAAGACAGAGAGCTGAAG GAGAGCGCTCCCTTTGCCGTCATCGGCAGCAACACGGTGGTGGAGGCGAAAGGGCAGCGAGTCCGTGGAAGGCTCTACCCCTGGGGCATTGTGGAAG TGGAAAACCAGGCACACTGTGATTTCGTGAAGCTGCGGAACATGCTGATCCGGACACACATGCACGACCTGAAGGACGTCACCTGCGATGTCCACTACGAGAACTACCGAGCTCAGTGCATCCAGCAAATGACCAG CAAGCTGACTCAGGACAACAGGATAGAAAGCCCAAttcccatcctgcctctcccaaCACCTGACACTGAGACGGAGAAGCTGATCAAGATGAAGGATGAGGAG TTGCGGCGGATGCaagagatgctgcagaagaTGCAGCAGCAGATGCAGGATCAGTGA
- the SEPTIN5 gene encoding septin-5 isoform X2 → MVPEQTCAAQDEPSEEQRSGKTRDHEKQYVGFATLPNQVHRKSVKKGFDFTLMVAGESGLGKSTLVNSLFLTDLYKDRKLLNAEERINQTVEIVKHTVDIEEKGVKLKLTIVDTPGFGDAVNNTECWKPITDYIDQQFEQYFRDESGLNRKNIQDNRVHCCLYFISPFGHGLRPVDVEFMKALHEKVNIVPLIAKADCLIPSEIRKLKERIREEIDKFGIKVYQFPECDSDEDEEFKQQDRELKESAPFAVIGSNTVVEAKGQRVRGRLYPWGIVEVENQAHCDFVKLRNMLIRTHMHDLKDVTCDVHYENYRAQCIQQMTSKLTQDNRIESPIPILPLPTPDTETEKLIKMKDEELRRMQEMLQKMQQQMQDQ, encoded by the exons ATGGTGCCCGAGCAGACGTGTGCGGCACAAGATGAGCCCTCTGAGGAGCAGAGGAGCGGAAAGACGCGG GACCATGAGAAGCAGTACGTGGGCTTTGCCACTCTGCCCAACCAGGTGCACCGGAAATCCGTGAAGAAGGGCTTCGACTTCACTCTGATGGTTGCAG GAGAGTCGGGCCTGGGCAAATCCACGCTGGTGAATAGTCTGTTCCTGACAGATCTctacaaagacagaaaactcCTCAATGCAGAGG AGAGAATCAATCAAACAGTGGAAATTGTCAAGCACACAGTGGACATTGAGGAGAAGGGTGTCAAACTGAAGCTGACCATAGTGGACACACCAGGCTTTGGAGATGCTGTTAACAACACTGAGTG ctggaagcCCATCACTGACTACATTGACCAGCAGTTTGAACAGTATTTCCGTGATGAGAGTGGCCTGAACAGGAAGAACATCCAGGACAACCGAGTGCATTGCTGCCTCTACTTCATCTCTCCCTTTGGGCATGG ACTGAGGCCTGTGGATGTTGAGTTCATGAAGGCTCTGCATGAGAAGGTCAACATTGTGCCCCTGATTGCCAAAGCCGACTGCCTGATCCCCTCCGAGATCCGGAAGCTGAAAGAGAGG ATTCGTGAAGAGATTGACAAATTTGGTATTAAAGTGTACCAGTTCCCTGAGTGTGACTCTGATGAAGATGAGGAGTTCAAGCAGCAAGACAGAGAGCTGAAG GAGAGCGCTCCCTTTGCCGTCATCGGCAGCAACACGGTGGTGGAGGCGAAAGGGCAGCGAGTCCGTGGAAGGCTCTACCCCTGGGGCATTGTGGAAG TGGAAAACCAGGCACACTGTGATTTCGTGAAGCTGCGGAACATGCTGATCCGGACACACATGCACGACCTGAAGGACGTCACCTGCGATGTCCACTACGAGAACTACCGAGCTCAGTGCATCCAGCAAATGACCAG CAAGCTGACTCAGGACAACAGGATAGAAAGCCCAAttcccatcctgcctctcccaaCACCTGACACTGAGACGGAGAAGCTGATCAAGATGAAGGATGAGGAG TTGCGGCGGATGCaagagatgctgcagaagaTGCAGCAGCAGATGCAGGATCAGTGA
- the SEPTIN5 gene encoding septin-5 isoform X1: MDAIIIQERLVERLLSPRPQAQRSHPGKLKDHEKQYVGFATLPNQVHRKSVKKGFDFTLMVAGESGLGKSTLVNSLFLTDLYKDRKLLNAEERINQTVEIVKHTVDIEEKGVKLKLTIVDTPGFGDAVNNTECWKPITDYIDQQFEQYFRDESGLNRKNIQDNRVHCCLYFISPFGHGLRPVDVEFMKALHEKVNIVPLIAKADCLIPSEIRKLKERIREEIDKFGIKVYQFPECDSDEDEEFKQQDRELKESAPFAVIGSNTVVEAKGQRVRGRLYPWGIVEVENQAHCDFVKLRNMLIRTHMHDLKDVTCDVHYENYRAQCIQQMTSKLTQDNRIESPIPILPLPTPDTETEKLIKMKDEELRRMQEMLQKMQQQMQDQ; this comes from the exons ATGGATGCGATCATTATCCAGGAGCGGCTCGTGGAGCGGCTGCTGTCTCCCCGGCCGCAGGCACAGCGGAGCCACCCAGGCAAGCTGAAG GACCATGAGAAGCAGTACGTGGGCTTTGCCACTCTGCCCAACCAGGTGCACCGGAAATCCGTGAAGAAGGGCTTCGACTTCACTCTGATGGTTGCAG GAGAGTCGGGCCTGGGCAAATCCACGCTGGTGAATAGTCTGTTCCTGACAGATCTctacaaagacagaaaactcCTCAATGCAGAGG AGAGAATCAATCAAACAGTGGAAATTGTCAAGCACACAGTGGACATTGAGGAGAAGGGTGTCAAACTGAAGCTGACCATAGTGGACACACCAGGCTTTGGAGATGCTGTTAACAACACTGAGTG ctggaagcCCATCACTGACTACATTGACCAGCAGTTTGAACAGTATTTCCGTGATGAGAGTGGCCTGAACAGGAAGAACATCCAGGACAACCGAGTGCATTGCTGCCTCTACTTCATCTCTCCCTTTGGGCATGG ACTGAGGCCTGTGGATGTTGAGTTCATGAAGGCTCTGCATGAGAAGGTCAACATTGTGCCCCTGATTGCCAAAGCCGACTGCCTGATCCCCTCCGAGATCCGGAAGCTGAAAGAGAGG ATTCGTGAAGAGATTGACAAATTTGGTATTAAAGTGTACCAGTTCCCTGAGTGTGACTCTGATGAAGATGAGGAGTTCAAGCAGCAAGACAGAGAGCTGAAG GAGAGCGCTCCCTTTGCCGTCATCGGCAGCAACACGGTGGTGGAGGCGAAAGGGCAGCGAGTCCGTGGAAGGCTCTACCCCTGGGGCATTGTGGAAG TGGAAAACCAGGCACACTGTGATTTCGTGAAGCTGCGGAACATGCTGATCCGGACACACATGCACGACCTGAAGGACGTCACCTGCGATGTCCACTACGAGAACTACCGAGCTCAGTGCATCCAGCAAATGACCAG CAAGCTGACTCAGGACAACAGGATAGAAAGCCCAAttcccatcctgcctctcccaaCACCTGACACTGAGACGGAGAAGCTGATCAAGATGAAGGATGAGGAG TTGCGGCGGATGCaagagatgctgcagaagaTGCAGCAGCAGATGCAGGATCAGTGA